The Rissa tridactyla isolate bRisTri1 chromosome 6, bRisTri1.patW.cur.20221130, whole genome shotgun sequence DNA segment AGCCAGTTTGAATTTACAGAAGCTGTAATATATCCCATTTAATTAAATGGGCCAAATACACTACCGAGCTAGGCTTGCTGCAgtgtgtgtcatggtttaaccccagtcagcaacTGGAACTATGCAGCCGCTTGCtcacctccctttttttcccccaagaagggtgagggggaagaggaggaaagggaggaaaaaacctggTGAGTTGAGgtgaagacagtttaatataaacaataacagaaagggaaaaataaaaataataacaacaataataataatgagatgGGTCGCTTTCACCGCACTGTCCTGAACAGTGATTGTGGATTCCCACCCTCGGCTAACTCCCATTTATGTATGGAGCATGaggtctatggtatggaatattcctttggccgttccattgttctgtctaggcttctgtgggaagctggaaaaagtccttgaatagtgtaaacattACTTAGGAACACCTAAAACCAacaggtattattgacattcctttcacagggttaactctttcccagctgaaaccaggacagagtcTGGTCTGAAACCATACAGTGTCTGTGATCGGTGATGTTGTAAACAACTTCTCTCCCATGCTAAATTCTTTGGTATCACAGTAACCCGTGTGAGTGCACCTTATGCATGAAAAGGGAATTATAAAGGTGCTGGCAATGGAGGGAGATGCTGTGTTGCTGGTGTCTGCATCATTTCATCCTGAGGCACCGATACACAAAGAAAATTCTGGATGATTAGCTTGAAGAAGTGCTAGAGGGCTGGCAATTCTTGTGAACAAATGCAATTTGACTTGCTCTGCTGTTTGTGTCTAGGCCTGTGGTTCTTTGATCTGAAGCGTTATTCTGAAAATGACAGGCAGTATGCAGGAACGGCTGCTTTCCCTTGTCATCCTGCAAATGCCATCGTAGCCACGTACTTCTGCAGACTGGCTGTTGAGATGTGCATAGATCTGTGGAGGAAAGGAGCGAGATGATGTAACTCGATTTGAATCAGGATTATGAGTTGGGTGGTTTCAGAACAACATTGATACCTGTCCTGGGAAGGCAATGTGCACAAGCgttttaaaaagagaatgtaCGTAAGATGTCTATGCGATTGCAAGATTACTTGATAAATTGCAGAGGGGAATTGAGAGACACCTGTAAACTTCAGCGCTTATTGAGAGTGAATGAAATAAGCTGTGTCTCATGCGGCTGAAGTATCAGGGATTCTTTCTGGTCTCTCCTAGGTTTATGCTTGTATGATGGTCTTCTTCCTGAGCAACATGATTGAGAACCAGTGTATGTCAACAGGTGCATTTGAAATAACTTTGAACGGTGAGCAGAGAACTTCCTGTTTAAGGAAATTGTATTGTGTTGCGTGTGTATGCACAGATTTGTGAGAGCTCTTGTGTTGGGAGAATGAAGGACGATGTTACAAAATGTGGTGTGTCTCAAAATGTGATTGCATGTGGTAATTGCCATCCATTCTGAAACTTCTGGTATTATATATCACAATAAATGATGAAAATCGTAGATGTCTTTATAAAGCAGTTTATACAGATGTcagttatgtatatttttaaaaagctatgtaAAAACTTATTTAGAGGAATGCTTAGTCACTTGGAGTAATGGTGCATCTTCTTTCTTTGGATATGATGTGCATTAAGTAAGAGAAGATCAACTAGGGGAGTGTACTTTCTAGTTAATTAGATGTTTTCGCTATCCTTTTCTAATGTGGTTTAGCCTTGGAATCCTATTGAATCCATTGCTATTCACGGATTTTCGGTACCAGTGGATGgcagtactgattttttttttttagcttaaagaACCTGTGGACCTTCTGCCTTCAATAATTTTATGGTTTTGGAGATTATGTAAGCTTGATAGAGTACAGAAGTTTTCAGGCTGTGTAGGTACAAGTATGAAATCTAGCTCTGTGCTTTGTAATCTCAATTTATGATCGTGCAGGATACATTTCAATATAGTGGTTTCTAAGTCAAGCCATACACTGCAGAACCTTTTAAAGACTGACTGTATTGCATCAAAGTAGTTGAACTCAATGCACTTTCAGTCCTAAATCTGAGATTAGAATTGGCAGCAGAGCCTTCCTGGGGGCAGCAATCACATCTGGACTTCTTGTACgtttctggtttgtgttttgggaCAATGTGGTTCCAGTCTGGCTTTTGTTTTATGTAGATGTCAGCAATTGTATTTTTCACTGTGGGTTCACAAAGTGCTATGGTAGAGAGGGAAATTTGAGGGAGTAAGTGAGATGAAGACTAATGAGACCCACAAGTTTCAAAGATCTAGCAATGGTTTAAAAACTCAGTATGTTATTCTGCCACTCACTAATCTATTTTTAGACATTCTGTCAATGGATATTTTGAACTTCTAAATCCATATGATGTACTCGTAAATAGAAGCATTTGATTCTTTGTTCTCCTAGTTGGGTTTTAATATAGCCAGAGATTTGAAGCATTGTTGATCAATATAGAATAGTACCAACTTGCATAGCTTCTtagattttttacattttatgtttAAACTAGCCCTGTGTGTTTTCTGACTTTGCCAATGTAATGgtgcttttctcccctccctgtgtTTTGTGGTAGATGTTCCAGTGTGGTCCAAGCTAGAGTCTGGCCACCTTCCTTCCATGCAGCAGCTTGTACAAATTCTCGATAACGAAATGAAGCTCAATGTGCACATGGAGTCAATGCCTCATCATCGATCATAGCCCCATCTATCAGCACTGAAACTTCTTGTAAGTCTTCTTCCAGTCACCAGCTGTCTCTTGACTCGTATGTGAAGGACCGCATATTGCAGATTGAACATTGTAAttgtttatttgttcatttagAAGTGTTTTACTGGAGGACCATCTCTAGTGGCTTTCAGTGAATTGACATGCATGATTTTACAGATACTGTTTTGGTGGGAGGTTTTGGCTTGGGGTTTGTTCTGCCTGTTTCAAAACTGGAAGCTGGCATTCCTTTGGGCAGAACAAACGTGTTCCTGTGTGTAGAAGGCCTTAAGTTAGTGAACTGTATTATGCAGAGATCAGAAGACACACTGCATTTTGTGCGTATTTTTCTATAACTCGTCACCTGAATTGCAGGACCCTAGGAAGTAAAACACTTTCTTGCTCCTATCTGTGTGCTATACTGTTTGAACCTTTCACAAATATTCCTTAATCATTAGGAGCAGAGGGTTTGCATCTGTGCCTATATATTTTACAACAAATTAATTCTGTGTTCCTACATCGCTTGTAGCTTTCAAAACATTTAGCTTATGATTCTTCATAGGAACATTGACGTGCTACAAAAAGACTGTCTTGGTGCAAAAATTGGCAGTCGACACTTGGGAGACCGCTTAAGTGAAGTATTGATTAGCAGTGACACAGTTTTTGGCAGAAGAACACTTTGGGTTGAGAGACTGGTTTCTTGGTGCTACCTTGCCGACAGGCACCCCACACTCAAGTGACAGACCCCGTGCTCCCATTTCTCTTGACTGACAACTTGCGACAGTCTCACCACATTAAACTGATCTGTTGGTCCCAGGTGTAGCAGTTAGTGACCTAGCTCAGTGCAAACACCTGCACAGATTTCTTTTGGAGCTCTGTTTAATGTGATTTGGCTTCTGCAAATTTGTATTTATGTAAGCAAGAAAGTAGCGCATGGAGGTGTATGTTCAGAGACTTTAACTCTTAGCAAAGCACTGCGGGCAGTCTCACTCTTGGTAGGAAACCATGTTCTGTAACCAGGACGCTCTGCTGTTCCTTGCTGCTTCAGAGCTCAGACCGCAAACCCCACTTTTTAGCCTTATGGATCTCTCCCTCCACTGACGCTCCTGCGGCGTCCTGAGGCGGGGAGAGCAATTCAGAGAGATTGCACCCTCAAAGTCCTTATGCGGGAAATATGAGAAGCAGTTGACTTTCGATTCCAGCAGGCATGTCCTGTTTGTTCAGTTAAGTCTGGTTTGTCCGAGTAATTTAGCAAAAGTCATCTTAATCATGAAATAAGTTGTTCTGtacttttaaagtattatttgaTACTTAAAAGCTTGGTGATTCCTGTACTTTTTCAGATGGGCATGCTGAAGCCCGGCATCGTATAGGTATGGATTTTGGAGGGTCTCAGACAGTATTCTTAGTTGCAAAGTAGATGGATGTCACCTTTAAGCTTACAAAGCATGCTAAGACTGTTCTTACGTAGAATTTTATTTAATGGGATATGAGTTTAGAAACGCAGCTACAACCCCCCCTCATCCAGTTGTGTTTCCATCTGTGTGTGGAGTAACACTACTGGTTAGGAGAGTCTGATAGTGAGACTTTGTGTTTTAACGTCTCCTTATCTAAATTCATGCTAATGTATGTCATTCTGATGGTATCCTTGTAGGCCATTCCCCACAATGAAATAATAATAGTAGTCTCTTGCCGTGAGTTACCACCTCCCAAGAGACAGTGCGTGTAATTCAGGTTTTATAATCTGAAGCGTACATGGCTTGCTGTTCTCCGTGGTTTACAGGAAATGCCTCAACTCCTTGTTCTGGCAGTATTAGAGCTGACTTGCTCATTTAATGCAGGAGTGGTTGCCGACTGTAACGCTTGTGTCTCCATTTCTAGGCATTAAGTGGTGATTTCCAAAGGCAGCGCGGCTCAGACCCATGAAGGCCTGTACTGAAGACAGCTCGCTGTTAGTACAGACTGGATGCTTCTCTTGCAGCCGCGTTGTgcctcctgagaaaaaaaaacttaatgaaAGACCTCTTTCAGTGCTGGCGTGTTCCAGATACTGCACAGTCACGGAGTGCAATAATACTGTAtagtttttttaagatttcattcGACCAGTTCATAGCTCAACAATGCAGGCATTACTAATTGTAACTTATTTTATAGTCATGTTTCACACAATGGCAGATTGAGTTGATACCTAATTTTTCCTCGGAAAAAAGTTTGTTTAATCTGTTGTATTTTATATGAATTTATGTTCTTTTTGTAGTTCAAAAATGGAGTTATAGGAGTGTCTGATATTGTCCTAAACTGCTAAGTAATTGACAACTGTCTGTCAAATATCTCTAATGTGGTTAAAGCAGGtttgtatatttttcaaaatatatggCAGAGTTGAACAGTGCATTGTATACTAAATTATATAAACAAAATTATCAAAATTATATGCAGAGTAGTGACATCATTTTGTGACTTCAGTAAAAATTAAGAtcaactgctttttaaattgtgttGGCCAGCTCAGGAGGTTTTTCCTCGACCATTCTGGAGAGATGAAAAGCTGGGCCTTTCTACCGTCCTAAATAGAAACCaagaaagttaatttaaataAAGAGTTCTCATTTACTGTGTGAACTACCTTGTTTGAGTCACTGATGGATATTCTTCAAATTGCAAttgaaaaaatgcataaaaagccTACTTTCCAAAGTCATTAATCTTGTGTTTGTCTTGTCTAAGCCCCTAACAACCTCTGTGTTCTGGAAGGAACACACAGAGCTTTGTCTTTCTCTTCGTGCACCTGCCAGAATTCAGCTGTGGTTGGAATTCAGGTGTTGTACCAGGGGAGCCCAGCTGGGTTAAGTCTAAATGCAGTTCTCCTTTGGGGTGGGAGCGTCCTTCAGGTTGGCTTCTCGAGTGGGTGTGGGCTGCAGTTCTTCGCTGTCCTATCTCCCGACCGCCGGGTGGCCAAGCAGCCGCCGCTTTGCTGCCTGCGTGGGGAGCCTCCGTCCCGGCAGCGCCTGCCTCCCACGCCATGTtttgtccctgctgctcccgAGCTACAGGGTTTCACACCCCTTGTGAAACCAGCTGAGGTACTTTCTGGATCCTTCTTATTGAACGTTGTCTCTGGAGGAGAAGGGAGATTTTGTCTGTTGGGGCAGTAAATCAGATGAGAAGCGAACCTGCAGAGCCATAACGAAGGCTGCTGTCACAGTGTGTAAGAAATCTCTGACCCTCCCTGAGGCACTAGGGACTGATGTCAGCAATGTTTGGGTAACCAAGGCTCTCTCCACCCAGCTGAGAGAAAAGTCAATGCTAGTTGTTATAAAGGTGTTGTTCATCACAACCTTAAACACAGTGGTCTCAAGGCTACTTTGACTTCTCTGGTGAAATCATCTCTTTAGGTCAGTTCGTGCCTTGTCTTCTGAAGTAGATTAACCAAAGTTTTCTAGTGTGGATAGAGTTTTAGTTTCTCGTTAATTACACAATTCAGACAAATtagacagaaaacaaataaatgcacaGATGTGTTGCTAGGCTAAGATTTTCCATGAGCTGTTCATGTTATCACACTAGTGATAGTTGCTCACAATCTGCTTGCTGCCCCCAGTGTTCCTTCTCTTCCATCGGAGGAAGATGGGTTATCAATATGCTGGGGTTAGGTCCCTTAAATGCACCAGAAGCTTTTTCCATTCggggggcagaggctgggcagTGCTTTGGTCATATCTGTAATTCCTCTGGGTTGTAGAGTGCATAGAGCAGGCTTGTTTTGATGGGCTGGAGCAAGCCCCATGATAACCATTCATAGTGCACttccaaagggaaaaacagagcagtaaaatggaaataaagaactTTGACAGTCATTAAAGGCTGTGATTCCTGCCAGCCTTCCTATATAACAGTTGCCAAACACCAGCTGATGACTCGGTTTTTGTGGGTCTTTAACCAGGAGAGCTTGTTTTGGTCTGAAATGAGTGCTTCCTAAAGTCAAGGTTAATCCCAGCTGGGCAGTTTTGGATCCCAGGCAGCCGGAGCCTGGCAGTCTGCAGCCAGCAGTGCCCGGGGGCACAGGCACAGACCCCGGGTTAGCGTCTGCTGCTTCCCAttcaccctcctcccctcccagccttgAGATACTTGGCGCGGGGCGCTCTGTGCCCTCAGTGCTTTCTGTGCATTCAGTAATCCTGAAAGGGTTTCTCCTCCTTAAATCATCTTATTAATGCATCTTTTGTGGAGAAGGGTCCAACAACCAGCAtcgctgggggcagcaggaagcccgGGTACCCACGTGTTGTCCCGGTGTTAAATTTGCAGCTTTTTGCTTTCCCCTCCTGCACAATgctattttgtaattttaaaatgaaggtgTAAAGACCCCTTTATCTACAAAAAGCCCTGTTTGAGCATTTGATTGATTTCACCCATGTACAAAATGGATATTAAACAATAAATCTGAAGGTCGAATTCAAACCTGTTGGTCTTGGCTTGTTAAGCACGAGGGTAGATGATGCGGGTCTGGTGGAGCTGCTGTGAGCTGTGTGCAGACCAGGAAAGGACAAAAAATGGGTCTCGCATTTCCCACTGCGAGTGCAGAAAAACGGGCCGTTACGCGTAAGCCGTTTGCAGCAGAGATCTGCCTTCAGGTCTCATCCTGTGCTGGCATAAATCAGACATAAGCCTGCTAAAAACTGGAATTACAATTGCATAACAGGTCAAAAATCAAACTCCCAGGTGTGATCTTCATCTTTCTAAATCAAAGATTTAGGATCTAGAAGATACTTAATCTAATCAAAGATTTTCACCCAGGCCACCGCTCCTGAGCCTGCGGAGTTTGGTGGGACTGGGCTGTGCAGCAGCAGGGTGCTGCTCAGCCTCGGGCCCTGTGGCGTGGGGGGACagtccctttctccctctctggcAGAGCTTTGGAGTCGCCTGGGCGCGGAGAGGTGAGGGACAGCTGGTGGCAGGCGTGTGCCGATGCCCCCCACTTCTGGTAATTTTAGTATGTGATTTTGCCCAGCATTACAGGCATTGGCATCAAGCTAAACCTCAATTATTCTGTTGAACATCCAGTTCCTGCCCTTTCCCCTGCCCCGCACTGACACCCCTGTGAGCAGAGCAGCGTGAGCCCGGCTGGGCGAGCAGAGCCGTCCCCAACACCTGGGAACTCCCATGTCTCCTGGGGACAGGGCTTCTCCGGGCGGTGGAGGCTGGCAGGCACTGTGCCTGGCTGCCTGGCTACGATGGCATGGCCCCAGACCCTTCCAAATGGTGTTTGCGCTGCTATTAGCAGAGCCATCATGCTGCTTTTTAACAAGAATTTGCAAGTAATAGCTGTCTTGGACTGGTAGACTTAAATGCCAAATCTGTAATAAATGTGAACTTAATGAATACAGTATGTTTATCCAGAGCCtagttgcatttcatttttttggatTCGTTTACTGCGCAACTTCCTACTAGTGTTGCAGTTGCAGCAGAGTAAAAGCTCATTTCATACGTGTTTGCTGACCTGCGGCCAGGAGAACCCGATAAAAGGTGGGACAGTGAGGAACCCTCCAAGCATCACCTTGCTCCCCTGCTATCTCCTTATTTCCCATGGCCTTAGCAGGTGGATCTTCAAGATTTTCTGCGCTGGcgagggcagcgctgcccggtgGTGCCCTGGCTGCCCAGGGCCTGAGGAGGTGCTTCCTTTGCCATTCCTCCTTCCCCATGTCCTTTCACCCATGAGCAGGCTCTGGAGGCTGCAAGGTGTCCCCAGGTCAGATGCCGTACACTGCAGCCTGGGCTGTTGGCCCCGCAGCGCCGAGCATGGTGTCTTGGCGCAGCAGGTATTCCTATGGCCCCGCACCTCTCTATTGTCCGTTGGCAGCGCCAAAGGAAGCCGGTGCCTTGGTCGCCCGGCCGCGGGTGCTGTGCTGGGAGGGAATGGTGCTGGCTCACTGGGAGGAGCATGGACCGCCCGGGTTCCCATCCTTGCTGACTGCTCATCTCAGCTTGTTTGGCGAAGCTGCTCCTTATTGCTCTGCGTCACCAGCGTGCTCGGGAGCCAGCCCACCCTGGGTGCATTCACTCTGCAGTGGCTTGTGCTGAGCGCAGGCGAGGACTCTGGCTCTTCTGCATCTTGGAGCACCCCTGCAGGTGTGGAGCAAAATCAGATGGGTAGGAGGAAGGCCAAGAGCCTTAGAAAAACCACTGGCGACTTGTGGCAGCTGGGAAGGTCCTGGAAGTCTCCTGGGATGGACAAAGTGCCCCTTAAAGGACTGACTAAGGTGCTCCTGGCCtcaagctgcagctggagggtCTGAGGCACTTCTGTCCCATCCCTCCAGTTCAGCCACACATCTCCTTGTGGTGGGGATTTTCTGCACTGGGGCCAAGTTTTCCTGGGCATCTCTTTTCAACCCTCCTTGCTAGGGAAGATGGTCAATCTCCTGTACGCTGTGCTGCACTCCCTCCTGAGCTGCCTCATCCCCCCAGCCAACCTACTGGTGATCGTGGCTGTTTACCAGCTGATGAGGAAGCAGCCAGCCACCAGCTATGTCTACATTCTCAACTTGGCCGCCGCCGACCTGCTGGTGGGCGTGATATGCATCGCCGAGGCACTCGACGATATCCTTGATGGGGATTTTGACCGCAGCAGGTCCTTCTGCCTCCTGCGCATCGCCATGAGCATGACACCTTGCATCGGCTCCATCCTGACCCTGCTGCTGATCTCCCTGGACAGGTACCTGGCGGTGACACTGCCGCTCTCCTACCCCACCCTCCTGAAGAAAACACCCATGGTCCTCTCTCTTGTTGTCCTCTGGATGCTCTCCTCCTTTTTCGGGCACTTGCCTCTCATCTTGCCCTCCCTCCAGCGAGGCAACTACACGGGTTACTGTGGGCTCCTGTACGCGGCCAAGAGCGAGTACCTCTACGTGATCTGCTTCGGCATCTTTGCTCCATCGCTGCTGGTGCTGGTGTGCCTGCACACCTGGGTGGGCAGCATTGCCTACATGCAGTACAGGCGACTCCGGCATGCCTGCGCCCAGGCGGGGCCCCTCCGCGCCGGTCTGCGCCACTTCAAGGTGCTGCGGACCGTCCTCATTGTCATCGTTGGCTTCAGCCTCTCCTGGGGTCCCTACCTGGTGGGGGGCACCATACAGGCCGCCTGCAGCTCCTGCAACCTGGCTGGCCCGCTCAAGGACGCCTTGTTCCTGCTGGGCGAGACCAACTCCCTCATCAACCCCCTCATCTATGCCCTGTACAGCAAAGACATCCGGAGCCACCTGGCAAAGCTGCTCAGGTGCAGGATGAAGGGCCAGATGAAGCCCCTGGTCTCGAATGTCCGAATTGttgggagctggggtgggagcCAGCCCAAGGCGCGCAGTTCATGAGGGGTCCATTCCACCTCCAcccgtgctgctgctgtggctgccggGCCCACGGCGAGAGGGCAATGCAGGGTGCCCGGTGCAGCAGAGCCTTCCCACTGCATCAGCCGTTTATGAGCTGCTGCCAAGAGGCTGCGGCTCGTCCACACTCTCTGCTGTCCGCATCCACATAAACATTGCCAAGATGGTGACCTTTGATTACTTTGGACAAAATGTGGGCTTTTGTCCCTCTCTCTGCATAGGGAACCATTCTGTCTCGTACCCGCAGCAGGCTGAGCTGCCATCCAGCGCTTGTGCCAGGGAAGACTGGGCATCCTGCTGGTGCCATGTCCTTGGCAGAAGCACTGGCTATGCAGAGCGCTGCCTGTGCGGGTGACTTCTGAGCAAACACCTCCTCCCTGTATACATGTCACAGACTATGACTTAGCTGTGCTCGGTTTGCTTTTATCTTTCTGCCACATCCACGAGCTGAAACAACTGGTCAGCCTGGGCTGGTTTCTGCCAGAAGACAGAAGGGAGGTTGCTCAGGAGCAATGCACCGACATCAAGCATGGATTTACTCTGCTCCGAGCAAAGCCCCTCTTTGTGCCCCCGTGGCCAAGATGCACTTCAGTGTGGGCCGACACGAGAATGTGGTCTGAtactccctgccccacagccctgctcatGCTGAGCGAGACCCCCTGGGGTGGGATGGCCCCAGGAGAGGGGCTGTGCAGAAGGGCCATGGGCTGCCCTTTGCTCCGCATcatggcagggcagggctgcaggcgaAACCTTGCTGAGTGTGTGCAGGTGCTGCAGCGTCAGCAAGCAGCTCTGGCTCATTTTGCCATTCATACCACACACGTGCTGGTCAGACTTGAGCATTTACTATTGCCCTGACGGAGCTGCGTAGCTCATCGCTTATGTCAGAAGTTGTGCAAAGCTGTAAGATCTTTAAAGTCTGTGTGATAAGGTATGCTGGAGGCTTAATTTTGTCCCATTGCTTATTAGAAGGGAAGTTTAAGCATCCGCGCAGTCTGTCGAAGAGCCGCAGAATCCTCACCCTGAtggccagcagcaggagctcaTCTTCGCCCagccgggcagggggaggcagccgTCCGATGTCGCTGACCTGGGGAGCGGAGGCAAATGGTGtcagcagagccacagcagcaCAGGACAAGGCTTTGGGGCTTTGGTCTCTCCCCAGCAGACAAACCTGCCCCTGCGGCAGGAGCCCATGGAGGAAGGAAGCTGCCACGCACTCTGCCCGTATGGATCGTGGCTCTCCTCCACACAGCAGAGCCAGGGTGACCCTTGGGGATGCAGCCAGGGACACCAGGGACCTGCCCAGGAGTGCTTCCCACGCTCTGCAGCCCCTTGCAGAGAgccagggctgccagggctggcgaGCCCCCCATCTGCATGGGACTGAGCACGGGTACACCTCCAGTGTTTGCTGTTTTGGGGAGCAGGGCCATGGGGCAACAGGAGAGCACCCACCACGGGATGACCGTGCTTCCCCACGGACGGGAGCTTCCCTGGCCGCCCGCTCCCACTGTGGGGAGTGGCTTTGTGTAGAGCTGCCTGTGCGCTGGGGAAATACCTGCACTTTGGTTCCCACGTTGAATTTTGCTTGTTGCCCCATGGCAAGGAAGGAAACAGCGATCTTGTCCTGGCCCAGGATCCTGACCCCCACGTGCCGGTTCAGGGAGATGAAGATGGGGCTCAGAGGGACATGGGCTCCTGATGACACGACGCTGTTCGGCCACGTCCACCTTCTCACCCTGTTGCCTGCTTGGTCCAAATACTGCCCTCCCTGAATATTCATGTTTATcctaaaagagaggaaaatcaaagctctgagccctgcagctcccacagCCTATGTCCCTCATTCCTCAGAGGGAGAGCACTGGGGCACAGCTAGTTCGGGGTCTAACCCGCCCCTCTCAAGACACAGCTGGGGTGGCCTTGCTCCTCTGGGAGGCACCCGAAGCAGGGCCCATGACCTGCTatatttgtcttttaatttttgaatgctattaaaaataccCTTTATGACCTTTGAAATTTAACATGCGCAGTGGAGAGCAAAACTGCTCTGAGCAACTTGAACGTACCACACAGCTCCGTTTGGATAATAGCAAGTATTTCTGCCATTGGATTTAAATACTGCTTGTATTTCGACGTTATTCAGCTTGTCTTCCTGTACTATGCAAATAAGCCGTTTTTTGTCTCGTACAACAATGATTGCCAGATTTCCAGATGGATAGCTGTCTCCAGATAAGGTGTTCGTGACCCCTTTGTTTGTCTGGTTGGTCTATTATTACATACTAAATATTTCAGAGCACTACTTTGGAGTACGAAAACTGACATGTTGCTCGGATCACTGTGTTAAAGGTGGAATGGTGGTGGGCTGCCAGCGTTACCTGGGACGCTGCCAGTGCTTTTCTCCGACATGAAAGTATTCTGTATACACTGACAATAGAGCAGTTAGAGATACAGAATacacttttcttgttttctaaccAATAACCCAGGCAGAACTGCTTA contains these protein-coding regions:
- the LOC128911924 gene encoding glucose-dependent insulinotropic receptor-like translates to MVNLLYAVLHSLLSCLIPPANLLVIVAVYQLMRKQPATSYVYILNLAAADLLVGVICIAEALDDILDGDFDRSRSFCLLRIAMSMTPCIGSILTLLLISLDRYLAVTLPLSYPTLLKKTPMVLSLVVLWMLSSFFGHLPLILPSLQRGNYTGYCGLLYAAKSEYLYVICFGIFAPSLLVLVCLHTWVGSIAYMQYRRLRHACAQAGPLRAGLRHFKVLRTVLIVIVGFSLSWGPYLVGGTIQAACSSCNLAGPLKDALFLLGETNSLINPLIYALYSKDIRSHLAKLLRCRMKGQMKPLVSNVRIVGSWGGSQPKARSS